One segment of Agromyces albus DNA contains the following:
- a CDS encoding LacI family DNA-binding transcriptional regulator: protein MAEGTRTLGPGGGSVTPAKAATIYDVAQVAGVSHQTVSRFLKGFEGIRPETREKVVRALDELGYRPNLTARSLKSGLSHRIGALTHEISNVGPSRIAQGASAAAREAGYVLDLVSLDVRNSRAIEESLELITQFDLAGVLALSSTDEMTHAFETIEFRVPVYIDAEADDAVSNHLSDLTSVGMPALIAHLASLGHTRLVHIAGPVTWSAARNRIGAFDAAVEAQGLRSVGILSGDWSARSGYLAVSELPHLPDATAFVAANDQMALGVMLALKERGCRIPEDVSVVGIDDIPEAAFFDPPLTTLHIDFEAQARSSVHKLIAQIERTGTPRIGRPPAPQLVVRRSSGPAPGVAS from the coding sequence ATGGCCGAGGGCACACGAACGCTCGGGCCGGGAGGCGGCAGCGTGACGCCGGCGAAGGCCGCGACGATCTACGACGTCGCCCAGGTAGCCGGGGTGTCGCACCAGACGGTAAGCCGCTTCCTGAAGGGCTTCGAGGGCATTCGTCCCGAAACCCGTGAAAAGGTCGTGCGGGCGCTCGATGAGCTGGGGTATCGGCCCAACCTGACTGCGCGAAGTCTCAAGTCCGGGCTGTCGCACCGGATCGGCGCACTCACGCATGAGATCTCGAATGTCGGGCCGAGCCGTATCGCCCAAGGCGCGAGCGCGGCCGCCCGGGAGGCGGGGTACGTCCTCGATCTGGTGTCACTCGACGTGCGGAACTCGCGCGCGATCGAGGAGTCGCTCGAGCTCATCACCCAGTTCGACCTCGCCGGTGTGCTCGCCCTGTCCTCGACCGACGAGATGACCCACGCATTCGAGACCATCGAGTTCCGCGTGCCGGTCTACATCGACGCCGAGGCCGACGACGCCGTCAGCAATCACCTCTCGGATCTGACGAGTGTGGGCATGCCGGCCCTCATCGCTCACCTCGCGAGCCTCGGCCACACGAGGCTCGTGCACATCGCCGGGCCCGTCACATGGTCGGCTGCCCGCAACCGCATCGGCGCATTCGACGCTGCCGTCGAGGCGCAGGGACTTCGCTCGGTCGGCATCCTCTCCGGGGATTGGTCGGCGCGGTCGGGATACCTGGCCGTTTCGGAACTGCCCCACCTTCCCGACGCGACGGCATTCGTCGCAGCGAACGACCAGATGGCCCTCGGCGTCATGCTCGCCCTGAAGGAACGCGGATGCCGCATTCCCGAGGATGTCAGCGTCGTCGGCATCGACGACATCCCTGAGGCCGCATTCTTCGATCCGCCCCTCACGACCCTTCACATCGACTTCGAGGCCCAGGCGCGCTCATCGGTCCACAAGCTCATTGCTCAGATCGAACGTACCGGAACGCCTCGGATCGGCCGTCCGCCGGCGCCGCAACTGGTGGTTCGTCGGTCGTCGGGGCCGGCGCCGGGCGTCGCGTCGTGA